One Globicephala melas chromosome 6, mGloMel1.2, whole genome shotgun sequence genomic window carries:
- the PTPA gene encoding serine/threonine-protein phosphatase 2A activator — protein MAEGRRQSQPDSSEDIPPATQNFIIPKKEIHTVPDMGKWKRSQAYADYIGFILTLNEGVKGKKLSFEYRVSEAIEKLVALLNTLDRWIDETPPVDQPSRFGNKAYRTWYAKLDEEAENLVATVVPTHLAAAVPEVAVYLKESVGNSTRIDYGTGHEAAFAAFLCCLCKIGVLRVDDQIAIVFKVFNRYLEVMRKLQKTYRMEPAGSQGVWGLDDFQFLPFIWGSSQLIDHPCLEPRHFVDEKAVNECHKDYMFLECVLFITEMKTGPFAEHSNQLWNISAVPSWSKVNQGLIRMYKAECLEKFPVIQHFKFGSLLPIHPVTSC, from the exons ATGGCTGAGGGCCGGCGGCAGTCGCAGCCAG attctTCGGAGGATATCCCTCCAGCCACTCAGAACTTCATCATTCCAAAAAAAGAGATCCACACTGTTCCAGACATGGGCAAATGGAAGCGTTCTCAG GCGTACGCTGACTACATCGGATTCATCCTCACCCTCAACGAAGGTGTGAAGGGGAAGAAGCTGAGCTTCGAGTACAGAGTCTCCGAG GCCATTGAGAAACTGGTCGCTCTTCTTAACACGCTGGACAGGTGGATTGACGAGACTCCTCCAGTGGACCAGCCCTCTCGATTTGGGAACAAGGCCTACAGGACCTGGTATGCCAAACTGGACGAG GAAGCAGAAAACTTGGTGGCCACAGTGGTCCCCACCCATCTGGCAGCTGCTGTGCCTGAGGTGGCTGTTTACCTGAAGGAGTCAGTAGGGAACTCCACGCGCATCGACTACGGCACAG GACATGaagctgcttttgctgctttcCTCTGCTGTCTCTGCAAGATAGGGGTGCTGCGAGTGGACGACCAAATAGCCATTGTCTTCAAGGTGTTCAATCG GTACCTTGAGGTTATGCGGAAGCTCCAGAAGACGTACAGGATGGAGCCGGCCGGCAGCCAGGGCGTGTGGGGCCTGGATGACTTCCAGTTTCTGCCCTTCATCTGGGGCAGTTCGCAGCTGATAG ACCACCCGTGTCTGGAGCCCAGGCACTTTGTCGATGAGAAGGCCGTGAACGAGTGCCACAAGGACTACATGTTCCTGGAGTGCGTCCTGTTTATCACCGAG atgaagaCAGGCCCCTTTGCAGAGCACTCCAACCAGCTGTGGAACATCAGTGCCGTCCCCTCCTGGTCCAAAGTGAACCAGGGTCTCATCCGCATGTATAAGGCCGAG